The sequence GGTTTCGGGGGCGCAGGAGCCGCGGCGACGGCAGGCTTCGGAGGCTCGGGCGTGGCCATGGCAGGCTTTGGTGGCTCCGGCGGCGCGGCTGCAGCAACTGGCGGTGGCGGAGCCGGTTTCGGCGTCTCAGCGCCTTTGGCGCCGGAGCGGGCTTCGGCGCGGCCTGTGCCGCAGGTGCCGGCGGCGCGGCTGTAACGGCTGATGCTTTCGGGAGCGGCTCCAGCTTAGGCATCGCGCGGGGCGGCGACGTGGAGACGGAATTGGAGGGCGGCAGTTTCGCCGCTGGTCCAATGAAGCTTTCGATTGGCCGCAGTCGCTTGTCCAAGGTCGCCAAATGCTGTGAAAGCGTTTGCAGATTGGCGTCGATGACGCCCAATTGTTCCGCTGACAGACCTGCTTGGGCGGCCGGCGCGGAGGCGGCGGGCGCAGAGGACGCAGGCGCGGCCATCTGGGGCGTCCGGCTGACAGCCGGTGCGGCGCCGGTGAAAAGCGTGAACAGGTAATATGCGGAGAGGCCGCCAAGGGCGATCCATAGTACGGAGACTACGGTCCGGACCGTACCGGACGTGCCAACACGCCGTCGTGCCATGGGAAATCTCCTCTCGCCGCGTCCGCGGCGCTTGCCGCCGGACGCATCCCCTCAAATCGTTGAGCCGAAGCTGCAAATCGGAGATTACCCGCTTCATTCCACGGGTCAATTTTTCCCGTACCGTAACCCTCTCATGACAAGAATTGGAGTTCAGTGCGGTGGCCCTGAGCGCTGCTATGGACTAGATAGGGCGCGGTTTCTGAAAAACTCAGGGGGTTGCCGGTCCGGGCTCCCGAAAGCGCATAGGATTTACGAAGTCAGATGACACAGGCTCTCGCCGTCGTCCTTGCTGCGGGCAAGGGCACCCGCATGAAGTCGGATCTGCCCAAGGTCCTCCATCGCCTGGCCGGCGCGCCCATGCTCGCGCATGTGCTCGGAGCCGCTGCCTCGGCTGGCGTCAAGCGCGCGGCTCTCGTGATCGGCCCGGGCATGGAGGCCGTGGGTGAGGCGGGATTGTCCGTTGTGCCCGAGGCGCAAGTGTTCGTGCAGGCTGACCAGATGGGCACCGCCGATGCGGTGAAGTCGGCCGCGCCGGCCTATGAGGGCGCGGACGGTCCGGTGCTGGTTCTTTACGGCGACACGCCGCTCCTGCGGCCCGAAACGCTGAAGGCTGTCCTGGGCGAACTGGAAGCGGGCGCCGATCTCGTCGTCATCGGTTTCGAGGCGGCCGATCCTACCGGCTATGGCCGTCTGCTCTTCGACGACAAAAGCCGGCTTGCGGGGATCCGCGAGGAGAAGGATGCCACCGCCGCCGAGCGTGCGCTGACGCTCTGCAACTCGGGCATCATGGCCTTCCGGTCGGGCAAGACGCTGTCGGGCCTGATCGCGCGCATCGGCAACGACAACGCCAAGGGCGAGTACTATCTCACCGACGCGGTCGGGCTGGCGTATCAAGACGGACTGCAGACGCGTGTGGTCCTGTCGAACGGCGAGGAGGTTCTCGGCGTCAACTCGCGGTCGGAACTGGCGGTTGCCGAAGCGCTGATCCAGCGGCGGCTGCGCGCCGCGGCCATGGAGCAGGGCGCGACCCTGATTGCTCCGGAGACCGTCTTCTTCAGCTACGACACCGTCATCGGCCGCGATGTGCTGATCGAGCCCAATGTGATCTTCGGACTGGGGGTCGCGATCGAAGACGGCGCAACCATCAAAGGTTTCTGTCACTTCGAACAGGCGCGGATCGGCGCGAACGTGACCATCGGACCGTACGCGCGGTTAAGGCCGGGTGCCGATCTGGCGCCAGGGGCCCATGTGGGCAATTTCGTCGAGATCAAGAATGCGCACATCGCCGAAGGCGCGAAGGTCAATCACCTCACCTATATCGGCGATGCCACCGTGGGGGCGAAGGCGAATATCGGCGCCGGAACCATTACCTGTAACTATGACGGCTTCGCTAAGCACAAGACGGAGATCGGTGCCGGCGCCTTCATCGGATCGAACAGCTCGCTCGTGGCGCCGGTCAAGATCGGCGACGGCGCCTATGTCGGATCCGGCAGCGTGATCTCGAAGGACGTTCCCGACGACGCGTTGGCGGTCACGCGGGCAAAGCAGGAAGAACGCGCCGGCTGGGCTGCGAAGGTTCGGGAGCGGCGGAGCCGGGACAAGTCCAAATAGGGCAGGTCCGATACACTGCACTGCGCAACACGCAATAAAGCGATACAGCTCGTGAGTTGCGATGATGCCGGTGCCTAGCTAGCAACACTTAAGACCCGAAAAACACATGACGTATGGCAAGACGATAAGGGAGTAGAGGACGATGTGCGGAATTGTTGGCGTCCTCGGTAAAGGGCCCGTCGCCGAGCTGCTGGTCGATGCGCTGAAGCGCCTCGAATACCGCGGCTACGATTCGACGGGCGTTGCGACCGTGGGCGCGCGCGACATCGAACGGCGGCGCGCCGAAGGCAAGCTGCGCAACCTCGAGGCGCTCCTGTCGGTGGAGCCGCTGGCGGGCAATGCCGGCATCGGCCATACCCGTTGGGCCACGCACGGGAAACCGAGCGAGTCCAACGCCCATCCGCATATGACCGACGATGTAGCGGTGGTCCACAACGGCATCATCGAGAATTTCCGCGAACTGAAAGCCGAACTCCAGGGCGAAGGCGCCGCCTTTACGTCCGATACGGACACGGAAGTGATCGCGCATCTCATCACGCGTGAGCTGCGCGATGGGAAGGACCCCATCGCTGCCGTCCATAAGGTGCTGTCCCACCTTCAAGGCGCGTTCGCGCTCGCGATGATCTTCAAAGGCTACGACGACCTCATGGTCGCCGCCCGGCAGGGGAGCCCGCTCGCCATCGGCTATGGCGACGGCGAGATGTACGTCGGCTCCGATGCGATCGCGCTGGCGCCGTTCACCGACAACATCGCCTATCTGGAGGACGGCGACTGGGCCGTTATCACGCGTGAAGGCGTGACCATTCACGGGCGCGACGGAGCCGTGGTCGACCGCAGCGTCGTGAAATCCAGCGGCGCCGGGCTCGTGGTGGACAAGGGCAA comes from Methyloceanibacter stevinii and encodes:
- the glmU gene encoding bifunctional UDP-N-acetylglucosamine diphosphorylase/glucosamine-1-phosphate N-acetyltransferase GlmU, yielding MTQALAVVLAAGKGTRMKSDLPKVLHRLAGAPMLAHVLGAAASAGVKRAALVIGPGMEAVGEAGLSVVPEAQVFVQADQMGTADAVKSAAPAYEGADGPVLVLYGDTPLLRPETLKAVLGELEAGADLVVIGFEAADPTGYGRLLFDDKSRLAGIREEKDATAAERALTLCNSGIMAFRSGKTLSGLIARIGNDNAKGEYYLTDAVGLAYQDGLQTRVVLSNGEEVLGVNSRSELAVAEALIQRRLRAAAMEQGATLIAPETVFFSYDTVIGRDVLIEPNVIFGLGVAIEDGATIKGFCHFEQARIGANVTIGPYARLRPGADLAPGAHVGNFVEIKNAHIAEGAKVNHLTYIGDATVGAKANIGAGTITCNYDGFAKHKTEIGAGAFIGSNSSLVAPVKIGDGAYVGSGSVISKDVPDDALAVTRAKQEERAGWAAKVRERRSRDKSK